A genomic stretch from Telopea speciosissima isolate NSW1024214 ecotype Mountain lineage chromosome 7, Tspe_v1, whole genome shotgun sequence includes:
- the LOC122668181 gene encoding probable indole-3-pyruvate monooxygenase YUCCA10 — protein sequence MEEVVVIVGAGPSGLAISACLNILSIPNIILEREDCSASLWKKHSYDRLKLHLAKQFCQLPHMQFPSNAPTFVSKKGFIDYLDDYVSHFNINPKYCRIVESAAYDGVAGKWRVLARNSVSDQTEEYVCKFLVVATGENSEGFIPNVRGLENFEGEILHSSEYKNGTSYVEKQVLVVGSGNSGMEIAYDLSNYRARTSLVIRSPVHVLTKEIVFLGMVLLKFLPLPVVDSIVVNLSKLKYGKYLRNKIQRPQKGPFYLKVTTGRSPTIDVGALKKIKKGEIQVFPGISSIRGNDVMFENGDLQEFDAIIFATGYKSTTRNWLKGGEDLFDENGMPKVSFPNHWKGKSGLYCVGFARRGLQGISKDAQNVAKDIDMLLKIF from the exons atggaAGAAGTAGTTGTAATAGTAGGGGCAGGGCCTTCAGGATTAGCAATCTCTGCATGCCTAAACATCCTTTCAATCCCAAATATAATCCTTGAGAGAGAGGATTGCTCTGCCTCTTTATGGAAAAAACACTCTTATGATCGTTTAAAACTTCACTTGGCAAAGCAATTCTGTCAACTCCCTCACATGCAATTTCCCTCTAATGCACCAACCTTTGTTTCAAAGAAAGGTTTTATTGATTACTTGGATGACTATGTTTCTCACTTTAACATAAACCCAAAATATTGTCGAATAGTCGAATCGGCGGCGTATGACGGAGTAGCCGGAAAATGGCGTGTTTTGGCCAGAAATAGTGTCTCAGATCAGACTGAGGAATATGTTTGCAAGTTCTTAGTTGTGGCAACTGGAGAGAACAGTGAGGGATTTATTCCTAATGTTAGAGGGTTGGAGAACTTTGAAGGGGAGATTCTGCACTCTTCTGAATATAAGAATGGAACCTCTTACGTGGAAAAGCAGGTATTGGTTGTTGGATCTGGCAACTCTGGCATGGAGATTGCCTATGATCTGTCAAACTATAGAGCAAGGACCTCTTTGGTTATTCGTAGCCCG GTACATGTGCTCACCAAAGAGATAGTGTTCCTAGGCATGGTTCTATTGAAATTCCTACCACTCCCTGTGGTGGATTCTATAGTTGTGAATCTTAGCAAACTCAAATATGGAAAATATTTGAGAAACAAAATTCAAAGACCACAGAAGGGACCATTTTATCTCAAGGTAACCACCGGTCGATCTCCAACTATAGATGTTGGGGCTCTGAAGAAGATTAAGAAGGGAGAGATCCAA GTTTTTCCTGGGATATCAAGCATAAGAGGAAATGATGTCATGTTTGAAAATGGCGATTTGCAAGAGTTTGATGCTATAATCTTTGCCACAGGCTATAAAAGCACGACTCGTAATTGGCTTAAG GGTGGTGAGGATCtttttgatgaaaatggaaTGCCTAAAGTGAGTTTCCCGAACCATTGGAAAGGAAAATCTGGTCTCTATTGTGTGGGATTTGCAAGGAGAGGCTTGCAGGGCATCTCAAAGGATGCACAAAATGTAGCTAAGGATATTGATATGCTTTTGAAGATCTTTTGA
- the LOC122669022 gene encoding probable polygalacturonase: MDVEKSLFVNTRRCGLTRASWAVLLLVFTVIAVSWFQITTETVFPIWMVLGSEKTDIPADPRSCSGFFRQGPPRQVVKSLSDFGGVGDGKTSNTEVFRRAIRYMARFGEKGGSQLNVPKGRWVTGNFNLTSNFTLFLEEGSVILGSQNPKEWPVIEPLPSYGRGRERLGGRHISLIHGDALTDVIVTGKNGTIDGQGKMWWDLWWNRSLEYTRGHLLELMNSHNILISNLTLLNSPFWTIHPVYCSNVVIKGMTILAPLNSPNTDGIDPDSSENVCIEDCYIESGDDLVAVKSGWDQYGIAMARPSKDIIVRRVSGTTPTCSGVGIGSEMSGGISNITVEDLHVRDSAAGVRVKTDKGRGGYISNIIIINITMERVKIPIRFSRGSNDHPDDRWDPNALPTVKGIFISNVVSVDTRKAPVLEGIENAPFEGICMRNVTLSGLPSSATWHCEFVKGDVVDVHPMPCPQLQTNDSLFSCPHS, encoded by the exons ATGGACGTCGAGAAATCCTTGTTCGTCAACACAAGGCGTTGTGGTTTAACCAGAGCTTCATGGGCAGTTCTATTGCTGGTATTCACAGTTATCGCCGTTTCATGGTTCCAGATAACCACAGAAACTGTTTTCCCGATATGGATGGTTTTGGGTTCAGAGAAAACCGATATTCCGGCGGACCCACGAAGCTGTTCTGGGTTTTTCCGGCAAGGACCGCCGCGACAGGTCGTTAAGTCGTTAAGCGATTTTGGTGGTGTTGGTGATGGTAAAACTTCAAATACCGAGGTGTTTCGGAGGGCGATACGATACATGGCGCGTTTCGGAGAGAAAGGTGGATCGCAGCTTAACGTCCCTAAAGGGAGATGGGTTACTGGCAATTTCAATCTCACCAGCAACTTCACGCTTTTTCTTGAAGAGGGTTCTGTGATTTTAGGTTCTCAG aaTCCAAAGGAGTGGCCTGTAATAGAGCCATTGCCGTCTTATGgacgagggagagagagattgggagGGAGACACATTAGCCTCATTCATGGAGATGCTCTTACTGATGTTATCGTCACAG GAAAAAATGGGACAATTGATGGTCAAGGGAAGATGTGGTGGGACCTGTGGTGGAACAGATCACTTGAGTACACTAGGGGTCACCTCCTTGAACTAATGAACTCTCACAACATTCTCATCTCCAACCTCACTTTACTTAACTCTCCCTTTTGGACAATCCATCCTGTTTACTGCAG TAACGTTGTAATCAAAGGAATGACTATATTGGCCCCCCTTAATTCCCCAAATACAGACGGTATAGACCCAG ATTCAAGCGAAAATGTATGTATTGAAGACTGTTACATTGAGAGTGGGGATGATCTTGTAGCGGTAAAGAGTGGTTGGGACCAATATGGTATTGCCATGGCCCGTCCAAGCAAAGACATCATAGTGAGGAGGGTATCTGGCACAACTCCTACTTGCTCTGGGGTTGGAATTGGTAGTGAGATGTCTGGTGGGATATCAAATATAACCGTGGAAGATTTGCATGTCAGAGATTCAGCAGCCGGGGTACGTGTAAAGACTGATAAGGGAAGAGGAGGATATATAAGCAACATAATCATAATTAATATAACCATGGAGAGAGTGAAGATACCCATAAGATTCAGTAGAGGCTCAAATGACCACCCAGATGACAGATGGGACCCTAATGCCCTTCCCACAGTGAAGGGAATTTTCATTAGTAATGTGGTCAGCGTAGACACAAGGAAAGCACCAGTTTTAGAGGGCATTGAGAATGCTCCATTTGAAGGAATATGCATGAGAAATGTTACTTTATCTGGATTACCTTCATCTGCAACATGGCACTGTGAATTTGTCAAAGGTGATGTGGTCGACGTACATCCAATGCCATGTCCACAGCTTCAGACTAATGACTCTTTATTCAGCTGTCCACACTCTTGA
- the LOC122669024 gene encoding photosystem I reaction center subunit N, chloroplastic-like, whose amino-acid sequence MAAINSSVLACNYAISGTTSLDANWKLPSVTSSSVSGPKLPVIKAQQAKVVSDNKEAIGASEGRRAALVCLAAALFAGATSSASANAGVIEEYLEKSKANKALNDKKRLATSGANFARAYTVEFGTCKFPENFTGCQDLAKQKKVPFISDDLALECEGKDKYKCGSNVFWKW is encoded by the exons ATGGCAGCTATTAATTCTAGTGTTTTGGCATGTAACTATGCAATCTCAGGCACAACATCATTAGATGCCAACTGGAAGCTTCCCTCAGTTACATCTTCATCTGTTTCAGGTCCTAAATTGCCAGTGATCAAGGCTCAACAGGCTAAGGTAGTTTCTGACAACAAGGAGGCAATAGGAGCTAGTGAGGGAAGAAGAGCTGCACTTGTTTGCCTTGCAGCTGCTCTTTTTGCTGGCGCCACCTCAAGCGCCTCGGCCAATGCTGGAGTCATCGAAGAGTACCTTGAGAAGAGCAAAGCTAACAAG GCACTGAACGACAAGAAGAGGTTGGCCACAAGTGGAGCAAACTTTGCTCGTGCATACACAGTTGAGTTCGGAACATGTAAATTCCCTGAGAACTTCACCGGCTGTCAAGATCTTGCCAAGCAAAAG AAAGTACCATTCATTTCGGATGATTTAGCTCTAGAATGTGAAGGGAAGGATAAGTACAAGTGTGGTTCCAATGTTTTCTGGAAGTGGTGA
- the LOC122669023 gene encoding uncharacterized protein LOC122669023 codes for MDREPEELQFLGLIGIYKESLKIIFTCRRVFTKITLALILPLTFIFLAHIQISELIFSKIIRNEVDLDSTRSGTPSYYRLSDRISSEWTTFWLFKATYFLFFLIFSLLSTSAIVYSVASIYTSKELTFKKVMTVVPKVWKRLMVTFLWNFIIVFFYNVVAGLFFILALIGIAPGTTRGVVLIGLLVLYFIGIVYISIVWHLASVISVLEDLKGIQAMIKSEALIKGKKWIASAIFVKLNLGFLFIQMAFEKSVVHGEELGMGNRVLYGMICFFLLLKLFLFGLVVQSVFYFVCKSYHHESIDKSCLADHLEVYLGDYVPLTSKDVQLEQYHV; via the coding sequence ATGGATAGAGAACCAGAGGAACTCCAATTCCTGGGTTTGATAGGAATCTACAAAGAATCCTTGAAGATAATCTTCACATGTCGAAGAGTTTTCACCAAAATCACCCTTGCACTCATTCTTCCccttactttcattttcttagctcatatacaaatctctgaactcatcttctccaaaatcATCAGAAACGAAGTAGACTTAGATAGCACTCGTTCCGGCACACCTTCTTATTATCGTCTCAGCGATCGAATTTCTTCAGAATGGACTACTTTTTGGCTGTTCAAAGCAAcctatttcctcttcttcttaatcttctcccttctctctacCTCTGCAATCGTATACTCTGTCGCTTCTATTTATACTTCTAAAGAATTAACCTTCAAGAAGGTCATGACTGTTGTCCCCAAAGTGTGGAAACGCCTCATGGTCACTTTCTTATGGAATTTCATTATAGTTTTCTTCTATAATGTTGTTGCAGGGTTGTTCTTTATTCTCGCTCTTATCGGGATCGCTCCTGGAACCACAAGAGGAGTTGTTCTCATTGGTCTTCTTGTTCTCTACTTTATTGGAATTGTTTATATAAGTATTGTGTGGCATTTGGCTTCGGTGATCTCTGTTTTAGAAGATTTGAAAGGAATCCAAGCCATGATTAAGAGCGAGGCTTTGATTAAGGGGAAGAAATGGATTGCCTCTGCAATTTTTGTTAAATTGAATCTTGGTTTTTTATTCATACAGATGGCGTTTGAGAAATCGGTGGTTCATGGGGAAGAATTGGGAATGGGGAATAGGGTTTTGTATGGGATGATTTGCTTCTTTTTGCTTTTGAAGTTGTTTTTGTTTGGGTTGGTTGTTCAGTCTGTGTTCTACTTCGTCTGCAAGTCGTATCACCATGAGAGCATCGATAAGTCTTGCTTGGCTGATCATCTTGAGGTTTATCTTGGAGACTATGTGCCTCTTACGAGCAAGGATGTTCAATTGGAGCAATATCATGTctga
- the LOC122667948 gene encoding ras-related protein RABC1, which produces MDSSSSQPEFDYLFKLLLIGDSGVGKSSLLLSFTSDTFEDLSPTIGVDFKVKLVTLRGKKLKLAIWDTAGQERFRTLTGSYYRGAQGIIMVYDVTRRETFTNLSDVWGKEIDLYSTNQDCIKMLVGNKVDKESERVVTKKEGVNFAREYGCLFLECSAKTRVNVEQCFEELVLKILDTPSLLAESSAGVKKNIFKQKPPSQADASTSGCC; this is translated from the exons ATGGATTCATCTTCAAGCCAACCGGAATTTGATTATTTGTTCAAGTTGCTGTTGATTGGAGACTCTGGAGTTGGAAAGAGTAGTCTTCTTTTGAGTTTCACGTCCGATACTTTCGAAGATCTTTCACCGACAATCG GTGTGGATTTCAAGGTAAAGTTAGTTACTCTTAGGGGTAAAAAGTTGAAGCTTGCTATCTGGGATACAG CTGGGCAGGAGAGGTTCAGAACATTAACAGGCTCATACTATAGAGGAGCGCAAGGAATCATTATGG TTTATGATGTCACACGGCGAGAAACATTCACAAACCtttctgatgtatggggcaaaGAAATTGACCTCTACTCAACAAACCAAGATTGCATCAAGATGCTGGTGGGAAACAAAGTGGATAAG GAAAGTGAAAGGGTTGTCACCAAGAAAGAGGGTGTTAACTTTGCTAGGGAGTATGGATGCCTGTTTCTTGAATGTAGTGCTAAAACCCGAGTTAATGTAGAGCAATGTTTTGAGGAGCTTGTCTTAAAG ATATTGGACACACCCAGTCTCTTGGCTGAAAGCTCAGCAGGTGTGAAAAAGAACATCTTTAAACAGAAGCCTCCTTCGCAAGCTGATGCATCAACTAGTGGCTGTTGCTAA